A genomic stretch from Mycobacterium cookii includes:
- a CDS encoding FUSC family protein, whose translation MATRTTGALATALLALFALTKAAHQPLTVAVLGALITMMSARSVNEPDPRAQRITMALLPLPTALAITLAALVSPHPVIANVLFVGVVFVAAYARRFGPRGTSLGMVTFMAYFFSLYLQAKFSQLPWLIGATVVGTLCSYLWSAFILPDRPESVLRGNIRALRARMAIVVDTTADTVRIGNPDERRQRRLRIRLRRLNETALTVQAQIEDRVNPGKLWPGVSGDDLALWLFDAELTVERLAIAGARAAVADVPAATRAELADTIALLSRAIRTPRADALRLTADLAQQQFDRYADDVPVRRVALAIVDAAKATAEVRQRMERVAIEAVEQPSPPPDEPQLSAGLLPTTRQAIQVAVAAALAIVVGETVSPTHWYWAAIAAFVIFAGTNSWAETLDKGWQRLLGTVLGVPSGVLVATLVSGNTIASIAMIFVCLFCAFYFMKVTYSLMTFWISTMLALMYGLLGEFTYGLLLLRIEETIVGAVIGIAAAMLVLPINTRAKIRGDAHTFFLTLADLVDASIASLLGTPAPARLTEMARQLGRDLAQFRITAKPMSAGVAGLAGRATMRHGLRMLTACDRYTRILARASEIHIDTSPELAEAIRSTAAQIRRNIDVLITSLEFNQSAMVFPSTDYIDAAETLAREHVDQPLAPEHRRLMNALHALRQLDRVVINAAVDLGAHDGVLLPL comes from the coding sequence ATGGCCACCCGCACGACCGGCGCCCTGGCGACCGCGCTGCTGGCGCTGTTCGCGTTGACCAAGGCCGCCCATCAGCCGCTGACGGTGGCAGTGCTCGGTGCGCTGATCACGATGATGTCGGCGCGTTCGGTCAACGAGCCCGATCCGCGGGCGCAACGCATCACGATGGCGTTGCTGCCGCTGCCCACCGCGCTCGCGATCACGTTGGCCGCGCTGGTGTCACCACACCCGGTGATCGCCAACGTCCTGTTCGTCGGGGTGGTGTTCGTCGCGGCCTACGCACGTCGGTTCGGCCCACGCGGAACGTCGCTGGGCATGGTCACCTTCATGGCGTATTTCTTCTCGCTCTACCTGCAGGCGAAGTTCTCCCAGCTGCCGTGGCTGATCGGGGCGACGGTGGTGGGCACGCTGTGCAGCTACCTGTGGAGCGCGTTCATCCTGCCCGATCGGCCGGAAAGTGTTCTCCGGGGCAATATTCGGGCGCTGCGGGCGCGGATGGCGATCGTCGTCGACACCACCGCGGACACGGTGCGAATCGGCAACCCCGACGAGCGACGGCAGCGCCGGCTGCGAATACGGCTGCGCCGGCTCAACGAGACCGCGCTGACGGTGCAGGCGCAGATCGAAGACCGGGTCAATCCGGGCAAGCTGTGGCCCGGGGTCAGCGGAGATGACCTCGCGCTGTGGCTGTTCGACGCCGAATTGACCGTCGAACGACTTGCGATCGCGGGCGCCCGGGCGGCCGTGGCCGACGTTCCCGCCGCCACCCGCGCCGAATTGGCCGACACGATCGCCCTGCTGTCGCGGGCGATCCGGACGCCGCGCGCCGACGCCCTGCGGCTGACCGCGGACCTGGCTCAGCAGCAGTTCGACCGCTATGCGGACGACGTGCCGGTGCGGCGCGTGGCGCTGGCGATCGTCGACGCGGCCAAGGCCACCGCCGAGGTCCGCCAACGCATGGAGCGGGTCGCGATCGAGGCTGTCGAGCAGCCATCGCCCCCACCAGACGAGCCGCAACTCAGTGCGGGTCTGCTGCCGACCACCCGGCAGGCCATTCAGGTGGCCGTCGCCGCGGCGCTGGCCATTGTCGTCGGCGAGACGGTGTCGCCGACGCACTGGTATTGGGCGGCGATCGCCGCGTTCGTAATTTTCGCCGGCACCAATTCGTGGGCGGAGACGCTGGACAAGGGCTGGCAGCGGTTGCTCGGCACGGTGCTCGGCGTGCCCAGCGGCGTGCTGGTCGCCACGCTGGTGTCCGGCAACACCATCGCCTCGATCGCGATGATCTTCGTATGTTTGTTCTGCGCTTTCTATTTCATGAAGGTCACCTACAGCCTGATGACGTTCTGGATCAGCACCATGCTGGCGTTGATGTACGGCCTGCTTGGTGAATTCACGTATGGCCTTTTGCTGTTGCGGATCGAGGAGACCATCGTCGGCGCGGTCATCGGGATCGCCGCCGCGATGCTGGTGTTGCCGATCAACACCAGAGCGAAGATTCGCGGTGACGCGCACACGTTCTTTTTGACGCTCGCCGATCTCGTCGACGCCTCGATCGCCAGCCTGCTCGGTACCCCGGCACCCGCGCGGTTGACCGAGATGGCACGTCAACTCGGCCGCGACCTGGCGCAGTTCCGGATTACCGCGAAGCCGATGAGCGCCGGGGTGGCCGGTCTGGCCGGCCGTGCCACCATGCGGCATGGTCTGCGGATGCTCACCGCCTGCGATCGCTACACGCGAATCCTGGCCCGCGCCAGCGAGATACACATCGACACCTCGCCGGAGTTGGCCGAGGCGATCCGCTCGACGGCGGCGCAGATCCGCCGCAACATCGACGTGCTGATCACCTCGTTGGAGTTCAACCAGTCCGCGATGGTGTTTCCGTCCACCGACTACATCGACGCCGCGGAGACTCTCGCCCGCGAGCATGTCGACCAGCCGCTGGCACCGGAGCACCGACGGCTGATGAACGCATTGCATGCACTGCGCCAGCTCGACCGCGTCGTGATCAACGCTGCCGTCGACCTCGGCGCGCACGACGGCGTGTTGCTGCCGCTTTAA
- a CDS encoding alpha/beta fold hydrolase has translation MTPETFTISGVGGTRIVADRLGDPDTPAVVFLHGGGQTRRSWGKAAAAVAERGWQAVTVDFRGHGESDWSPDGDYRLVSFAGDVREVLRHLPPRPVLVGASLGGFATMLLAGEISPGIARAAVLVDIVPDMDQSGANRIHNFMADRMQTGFSSLDEVADMIAEYNPHRPRPTDLNGLRTNLRRRGDRWYWHWDPKFISNTASLPPSEVADVDRLHAAVETILGGDVPMLLVRGQMSDLVSQDRADDFLARFPQVEFVDVQGAGHMVAGDRNDLFADAVLDFLVRHAV, from the coding sequence ATCACGCCTGAGACCTTCACCATCAGCGGTGTCGGCGGCACGCGCATCGTGGCCGACCGCCTCGGTGATCCCGACACACCGGCGGTCGTGTTCCTGCACGGTGGCGGGCAGACCCGCCGCTCGTGGGGCAAGGCGGCCGCGGCCGTGGCCGAGCGTGGCTGGCAAGCGGTCACGGTCGACTTCCGCGGACACGGCGAGTCGGACTGGTCGCCGGACGGGGACTACCGACTGGTCAGCTTCGCAGGCGACGTCCGAGAAGTGCTGCGCCACCTGCCACCTCGACCGGTGCTGGTCGGGGCGTCGCTGGGTGGATTCGCGACCATGCTTCTGGCAGGCGAGATTTCGCCCGGAATCGCCCGTGCCGCGGTGCTGGTGGACATCGTGCCCGATATGGACCAGTCGGGGGCGAACCGGATTCACAACTTCATGGCCGACCGGATGCAGACCGGCTTCTCCTCGCTCGACGAAGTCGCCGACATGATCGCCGAATACAACCCGCACCGGCCCCGGCCGACCGATCTCAACGGGCTGCGCACGAACCTGCGCCGCCGGGGCGATCGCTGGTACTGGCACTGGGATCCGAAGTTCATCAGCAACACCGCCTCGCTGCCGCCCAGCGAGGTGGCCGACGTCGACCGGTTGCACGCGGCGGTGGAAACGATCCTGGGCGGCGACGTGCCGATGCTGCTGGTGCGCGGCCAGATGAGTGATCTGGTCAGCCAGGACCGCGCCGACGATTTCCTGGCCCGGTTCCCGCAAGTCGAGTTCGTCGACGTCCAGGGCGCCGGGCACATGGTGGCCGGTGACCGCAACGATCTGTTCGCTGACGCGGTGTTGGATTTCCTTGTCCGCCATGCGGTTTAA
- a CDS encoding galactokinase, with amino-acid sequence MTIRYSAPGRVNLIGEHTDYNLGWSLPIALPQRTVVTLDPSDSDALEVRSDGADGVVRIPLTTKPGDVTGWASYVAGVVWALRMAGHSVPGGSISITSEVPIGSGLSSSAALECAALGALTSGLHIDRLDRARLAQRAENEYVGAPTGLLDQLSSLFGAASTALLIDFRTLSVSPVPFDPSASDVVLLLIDSRQRHGHVDSEYAARRLSCERAAADVGVVSLREIQDRGLSALDGVTDPVDARRARHVLTENQRVFDVVAALNDSDFTKVGRIFTASHVSMRDDFGITTAHIDLIADTAVAAGALGARMTGGGFGGCVIALVALDQADAVGAAVRSAVRAAGYDEPVITRTFAADGAMPG; translated from the coding sequence ATGACGATCCGTTACTCCGCGCCGGGCCGGGTCAACCTGATCGGCGAGCACACCGACTACAACCTCGGCTGGTCGTTGCCGATCGCGCTGCCGCAGCGCACCGTGGTGACGCTTGACCCGTCGGACAGCGACGCCCTCGAGGTGCGCAGCGACGGCGCCGACGGCGTGGTGCGAATTCCGTTGACCACCAAGCCCGGTGACGTGACGGGCTGGGCTTCCTATGTCGCCGGTGTGGTGTGGGCGCTGCGGATGGCCGGGCATTCCGTGCCTGGTGGATCGATATCGATCACCAGCGAGGTCCCGATCGGATCGGGGCTGTCGTCGTCGGCGGCGCTGGAATGCGCGGCGCTGGGCGCCCTGACGTCGGGTCTGCACATCGACCGGCTGGACCGAGCGCGTCTGGCCCAGCGCGCGGAGAACGAGTATGTCGGTGCGCCAACGGGTTTGCTTGACCAGCTGTCGTCGTTGTTCGGCGCGGCGTCGACGGCGCTGCTGATCGACTTCCGGACGTTGAGCGTGTCGCCGGTGCCGTTCGACCCGTCGGCGTCGGATGTCGTGCTGCTGCTGATCGACTCTCGGCAACGGCATGGGCACGTCGACAGCGAATACGCCGCGCGCCGGCTGTCGTGCGAGCGGGCCGCCGCTGATGTGGGCGTGGTGTCGTTGCGCGAGATCCAGGACCGCGGCTTGTCGGCGCTGGACGGTGTCACCGACCCGGTCGACGCCCGTCGTGCCCGCCATGTATTGACCGAGAACCAGCGGGTGTTCGATGTCGTTGCGGCATTGAACGATTCGGACTTCACCAAGGTTGGACGCATTTTTACCGCGTCGCACGTGTCGATGCGCGACGACTTCGGCATCACCACCGCACACATCGACCTGATCGCCGACACCGCGGTGGCTGCCGGCGCACTGGGCGCCCGGATGACCGGGGGCGGATTCGGCGGCTGCGTGATCGCGCTGGTCGCCTTGGACCAGGCCGACGCCGTCGGCGCGGCGGTGCGGTCCGCGGTGCGCGCCGCGGGCTACGACGAGCCGGTGATCACCCGGACGTTCGCCGCCGACGGTGCTATGCCGGGGTGA
- a CDS encoding potassium channel family protein, with translation MQTETKLQRWERRAEWPLAAAAIVFLALFSRQVIAEPHGSEAHILWAVDWAIWSLFVVDYVVRFILAPNRSRWFVRHLLDFAIVTLPFVRPLRLLRLIVLIKVLQKAVGDAFRGRILVYTVSGVILLIYSASLAVFDKERYLPGATITTFGKALWWSITTVTTVGYGDVYPITNAGRVIAVLLMVGGIGLVGVVTAALASWIIERVAEEDTAIQAATVAHVEELRGEIRELAEELRRRGDVDHHA, from the coding sequence ATGCAGACCGAGACCAAACTGCAGCGGTGGGAGCGGCGCGCCGAGTGGCCGCTCGCCGCGGCCGCCATCGTGTTTCTGGCCCTGTTCTCCCGACAGGTGATCGCCGAACCCCATGGCAGCGAAGCGCACATCCTCTGGGCGGTCGACTGGGCCATCTGGAGCCTGTTCGTCGTCGACTATGTGGTGCGCTTCATCCTCGCCCCCAACCGGTCCCGCTGGTTTGTTCGGCACCTGCTCGATTTCGCCATCGTGACGCTGCCGTTCGTGCGGCCACTGCGTCTGCTGCGGCTGATCGTCCTGATCAAGGTGCTGCAGAAAGCCGTTGGTGATGCATTCAGGGGACGCATCCTCGTCTACACCGTGTCCGGGGTGATCCTGCTGATCTACTCGGCGTCGCTGGCCGTGTTCGACAAGGAGCGCTACCTGCCCGGCGCCACCATCACGACCTTCGGAAAAGCGCTGTGGTGGTCAATCACGACGGTGACCACGGTCGGCTACGGCGACGTCTACCCAATCACCAACGCCGGTCGCGTGATCGCGGTGCTGCTCATGGTCGGCGGGATCGGCCTTGTCGGTGTCGTGACCGCGGCGCTCGCGTCATGGATCATCGAGCGGGTGGCCGAAGAGGACACCGCAATTCAGGCCGCGACCGTCGCCCACGTCGAAGAGCTTCGCGGCGAAATCCGGGAACTGGCAGAAGAACTGCGGAGAAGAGGCGACGTTGACCATCACGCCTGA
- the galT gene encoding galactose-1-phosphate uridylyltransferase — MSVRTTLADGRELLFFSLPGHTPAPVADRRPLPPFEPGQSQLRYDQTTGQWVAIAARRQDRTYKPPPDQCPLCPGPTGLTSEVPAPDYDVVVFENRFPSLSGAGHAATVPDGFIPQAGVGRCEVICFSSKHTGSFAELPVPHARLVVDAWRDRTSALLAMPGIQQVFCFENRGEEIGVTLAHPHGQIYGYSYLTPRTAAMMQQARAHTGGNLFADLLAAEVADGSRVIARTELFTAFVPFAARWPVEVHIYPNRFVHNLLDLTAAELDGFAEVYLDVLRRFDRMYPFPLPYISALHQYSDSDALREGYFHVELMSIRRSATALKYLAASESAMDAFIGDVLPEAVAERLRELA; from the coding sequence ATGAGCGTGCGAACGACCTTGGCCGACGGCCGCGAGCTGTTGTTCTTCTCACTGCCCGGCCACACCCCGGCGCCGGTCGCCGACCGCCGGCCGTTGCCGCCGTTCGAGCCCGGGCAGTCGCAACTGCGTTACGACCAGACGACGGGCCAATGGGTAGCCATCGCGGCACGACGTCAGGACCGCACTTACAAGCCGCCGCCCGACCAGTGCCCGCTGTGTCCCGGACCGACCGGGTTGACCAGCGAGGTGCCCGCCCCCGACTACGACGTGGTGGTCTTCGAGAACCGCTTCCCGAGTCTGTCCGGCGCGGGGCACGCGGCGACGGTGCCCGACGGCTTCATTCCTCAGGCCGGCGTCGGCCGCTGCGAGGTGATCTGCTTTTCCAGCAAGCACACCGGGTCGTTCGCCGAGCTGCCGGTGCCGCACGCACGACTGGTTGTGGACGCGTGGCGGGACCGGACGTCGGCGTTGCTTGCAATGCCCGGTATTCAGCAGGTGTTCTGCTTCGAAAACCGCGGCGAGGAGATCGGCGTGACGCTCGCTCATCCGCACGGCCAGATCTACGGCTACTCGTATCTGACCCCGCGGACCGCGGCGATGATGCAGCAGGCGCGTGCGCACACCGGCGGCAACCTGTTCGCCGACCTCTTGGCGGCGGAGGTCGCCGACGGCAGCCGCGTGATCGCCCGAACCGAGCTGTTCACCGCTTTCGTCCCGTTCGCGGCGCGCTGGCCGGTCGAGGTGCACATCTATCCGAACAGGTTCGTGCACAACCTTCTTGACCTGACGGCCGCCGAGCTGGACGGGTTCGCCGAGGTTTACCTCGACGTGCTGCGGCGGTTCGACCGGATGTATCCTTTTCCGCTGCCGTATATCTCGGCGCTGCATCAATACTCGGATTCGGATGCCTTGCGCGAGGGCTACTTTCACGTCGAGTTGATGTCGATCCGGCGCAGCGCGACCGCGCTGAAGTATCTGGCGGCATCCGAGTCGGCGATGGACGCGTTCATCGGCGATGTACTGCCCGAGGCCGTCGCCGAACGCCTCCGAGAACTTGCATGA